TAAATAAGCGCTTTCTAAAACAGTAACGACAATAAGCACCACATACTTCGGAAACGATTAACAACGCAGTTTGTTCATATTTGTGCTGACAACCAGGTACGACGTAGTTTTTATCTTCATCTGAAGCGTCCCATCTCCCATATTCTTCTAGTTCACCTTCGTTGGGGATAACGAGTTTTCTAATAGGATCTTCCGGGTCTCCCCAATCAATTAAACTCAAGTAATAGTCATTGACTCGAAACACGAATTTTTCTGTAATTTGTTTCAGTTTCTGTTTTTCTTCATCTGAGAGATGGGGGACTTTTTCAATATTCATAATGTATTTTGGTTGGGCCATAAATATCTCCTCCTCGTCTAGTCTTACTTCATTTAAACATAGATGTTTAAAAACGGTCAAAAACGGAGGAAATGATTAATTAATATGAATAAATGAAGGATTTCCTCCATTTTTCTAAACTTCTGTAAGCTATCATCATGTAGACAAAAATCAACGCATCTATTTTTACGCTATCCCTTCACAAACAAGCTTATTTAACATAAAATGAAATAAATATTTCATAAAAATGAAGTGAAGAAGGAAGGCGGATGTAACTATCATGGTGATGAAGAAACTCAAATCTTCTCTCGATTGTTATGGATTAGAAACGGAGCGTTCACTTAACTATATGAAAGAAGCAAAAAAGCATTTACCCGGAGGAGTAGCAGCAAATATTAAGCATTTCGAACCCTATCCTATAGTGATGAAAGAGGGACGTGGCGCTTGGCTAAAGGATGTTGATAACCATTGGTACGTCGATTATCTAATGGGATATGGCGCACTTGCTTTAGGCCACGCTCACGCAAAAATAAGGCATGCGATAGCAGATCAAATTTTCTGTGACGGTACATGCTTGTTTGGTACACCACATCAACTTGAAGTTGAATTTGCAAAAGCGATAAAAAGACATTACCCATCCATTCAAAAATTGCGTTATACGAACTCTGGAACTGAAGCAACTCAGTTAGCAATTCGTCTTGCCCAAGTTTTTACAGGGAAAAGGAAGGTAGCTAAATGTGAAGGGCATTACCATGGTGGATATAAAGAGATGCTTTACAGTATTAACCCGTCATTAGACGAAGCAGGCGAAATAGAGCTTCCATTACCAGTTCCTGAATCAGCAGATGTTAAAGTAGATGGTAATGAACCTTATATTTTGCCATTCAATCATATTGAAGGTATCGAACATCTTATCATGACTCATCACAGTGATTTAGCGGCAGTTATTATTGAACCTATACAAGCTGGGTATATAATGGCTGATCAAACTTATATAGATCGGTTACGCCAGTTAACTCTTACGTATGGGATTGTTCTAATATTTGATGAAGTAAAAACAGGTTTTCGCTCAGCTTTAGGAGGAGCACAAGAGAAATATGAGATTGAGCCTGACTTAACAACTCTTGGAAAAGTAATTGGAGGGGGGTTTCCAATTGGGCTTGTTGGTGGAAGGAAGGAGATTCTTGATGTGAGTTCACCTTCTAGGGGAGCTGATGTATTTGAAGCTGGGGAGGAAGGATCGGGGTCAGCAAAAGATATTCTGTTTCATAGTGGCACATACAATGGCCATCCTACTATTCTAGCAGCTGGACTTGCAACTATAAAGGAAATGGAACAAGCATATGCTAAAGTGCTAGATATCACCACTAGTTTACGAGAGGGTATTGAAACACTCGCTAAAAGTGTAGGACTTCCTGTGACAACATATGGTGCTGGTTCTATATTTAATGTAATATGGAAGAAGGGTTGTAAGTTAAAACACTACCGTGATCTTCAAAAGACGAACACGAAAATGAGAAAAGAGTTGGATTTCGCTTTGCTTCAAGCTGGTGTTTACACAAAGCCTCTCAATCGTTATAGTATATCAGCAGCCCATGGAAAAGAGGAACTAGACTTTACATTAAAAGCTTATGAAAAAGCGTTCCATCAGTTAAAAGGAGGAGCGAGATTCTCCTAAAGGAGGGAGAACGTTGCTTGAAAGTGATGTATATCGTCGTATGATCCAGACACGAGAAAAAATGAGCAAATCACACAAAAAAATAGCTAATTATTTAATTGAACATCACGAGACAGCGCCTTTTTTAACAGCGTCCAAGCTTGCTAAAAACGTGCAAGTAGGGGAGGCAACCGTTATTCGTTTTGCCTTTTTTCTTAATTATAAAGGTTACCCTGACTTACAGCGACATTTACAAGAAGCTTTGCAAAGGAAAATGACGTCCGCTGAAGTTCTAGCTAGAACCACTGATGAAAATGATACAACAGAGAATGTGGTCACTGAAGTATTGTCAGATGACATCCAAAATCTAAAAGAAACGTTGAATCAAGTGGATCCAGCAATTTTTGAAAAAATCGTTTATGAGCTTATTGAAGCAAAAAGAATTTACATTATTGCCTATCGCAGTGCGGCTAGTGTGGGTGGATTTTTAGAATTTTATTTAGATCTAGTCCTGCAAAATACAGAAATGATCCGTCAAGCTGATGGTGTGTCAGAGCATTTGCTTGATTTAACTGAAGAAGATTTAGTTATCGGTCTCGGCTTTTCCAGATATACGAAACGGACTGTTGAAGTTCTGAAGTACGCGAAACAAAGAAGTGCGAAAACGGTGGTTATAACAGACCATTTATTAAGCCCATTAGTACCATATGCTGATCACAAAATGATAGCTGCTACTGAAATTAACTCTTTCATCGATTCTTTTTCAGCACCTATGAGTGTGATTAGTGCTTTAATCACTGCTCTGACAAGAACCGAACATAAGAAAGTGGAGAAAAGATTACAAGAACTAGAAGGTCTTTGGGAAACATTTGATGTCTTTTATGATTAAATAATGAGGTTAGTTAATTCAGCTTTCGTCAAAAGAGATAGGCATTACTTTCTGGAGAGCAAGTGTCGGGGGAACAGAGAAATACCTTTTTCACATCTCTATTATGTGTTTAAACCACTAAGGGGATTTTTAAAAGAGTTTGATTAAATAGATAAACAGGGG
The DNA window shown above is from Salipaludibacillus agaradhaerens and carries:
- a CDS encoding aspartate aminotransferase family protein, whose product is MVMKKLKSSLDCYGLETERSLNYMKEAKKHLPGGVAANIKHFEPYPIVMKEGRGAWLKDVDNHWYVDYLMGYGALALGHAHAKIRHAIADQIFCDGTCLFGTPHQLEVEFAKAIKRHYPSIQKLRYTNSGTEATQLAIRLAQVFTGKRKVAKCEGHYHGGYKEMLYSINPSLDEAGEIELPLPVPESADVKVDGNEPYILPFNHIEGIEHLIMTHHSDLAAVIIEPIQAGYIMADQTYIDRLRQLTLTYGIVLIFDEVKTGFRSALGGAQEKYEIEPDLTTLGKVIGGGFPIGLVGGRKEILDVSSPSRGADVFEAGEEGSGSAKDILFHSGTYNGHPTILAAGLATIKEMEQAYAKVLDITTSLREGIETLAKSVGLPVTTYGAGSIFNVIWKKGCKLKHYRDLQKTNTKMRKELDFALLQAGVYTKPLNRYSISAAHGKEELDFTLKAYEKAFHQLKGGARFS
- a CDS encoding MurR/RpiR family transcriptional regulator, which codes for MLESDVYRRMIQTREKMSKSHKKIANYLIEHHETAPFLTASKLAKNVQVGEATVIRFAFFLNYKGYPDLQRHLQEALQRKMTSAEVLARTTDENDTTENVVTEVLSDDIQNLKETLNQVDPAIFEKIVYELIEAKRIYIIAYRSAASVGGFLEFYLDLVLQNTEMIRQADGVSEHLLDLTEEDLVIGLGFSRYTKRTVEVLKYAKQRSAKTVVITDHLLSPLVPYADHKMIAATEINSFIDSFSAPMSVISALITALTRTEHKKVEKRLQELEGLWETFDVFYD